The Elaeis guineensis isolate ETL-2024a chromosome 3, EG11, whole genome shotgun sequence region ACAAAATAAGTTTCCTCACTCGCTCCAAGTATATGCTTCCAAAACACTACTCTCCATCAACTCATGCCCATCACACCTGGGCATTACTTTATCCtgacataagccccccccataaACCGATCACCATGATGCCTTCTCAGAGGCGGCCCAGCTAGTTGCTGATCAAGTGCCACATAAAAGCTGGATAAAAAAAAATCCTACGGCTTTACAAAGCCAACATGCTTGCTGAGCTCATTTGTAAACTTGCATGCTTTCATCTAGCTCTTGACTTCGTCCGATGCTAACAACCATCCAATAATTTGACGATTTCCACTCGGCCCTGTATCTTTTTCCTGTTGTTCATGTTAGAGCAGCGGCAGAGCCATCCAAATTGGAGGCATCGGCATCATCCCTGTGCTCGAGTCCTCCATGCAACTTTATGTTATATTGATGAGACTAAAAGCTATTATTTTGACTCCCATCTCCATCCATGTCCCCATCAACTAGACATACCCCAGGTCTTATTTTCCTCAGGAGTTCCGCTCCCGATCCGTGCCCCCCATCACCTCATCGGTCCCCCTTTATCCGTACCCGGCTCCCCCAAAAGGGACCCAACGATCTCCATCCTCACGAGCAAGATCAAGCGGCCTAGATTCGATGTCTCCCCCGTGTGCCCGAGCGGGCTCACGCACGCCCAACCAAGGATACCGTGATGCATGCCATCACATCAATATGACATGACTCCATTATATCATATCATGCATGATTTATATCTGCGTTTCATTGCATCGCATCACGGGTGGATGAGCGATGTGTGGTAACGGCTGTTCCACCTTCCGTAGGGCCGTTGCCGATGATGCCGCGAGTAATAAAATATTAGTTTTAatctaatattattatttattgagtacaaaaaatattttattgttttagGAGAATAAAAAAAAGCGAGAAACGAGGCGCATGCAAAAACGCTCATAATTCTGTCTTCTCTGAACCACGCAACCCTCCACGCCACCGGggccattttttatttttttaatattaatttagtcTCCGCTTTGGTGCCTTCTCCCTTCCCGAAATGACATCAACGTTCCAGTAAACTACATCACCGCCACGAAAAGTTTGATGTCTATCAATTAAACGGCGCGGATCTTGTGACGTGGGTCGTTGGACGGCTGTCAGGACGGGTAGTTTCGGAATTAAGAAAAGTACAAGTTCGGACCGCGGTTACGCGGGTAAAGGCAATAGCCGTTGCGGAGCCAGGGGCAGAAGTAGATTTTTGATTCAAAAACCACTAGCGGACAGCTGTAATTTGCAACGGTTGAGAAGGGTATTTTGGTGAATTCGCTCCATCTATAAAGGTTCGACCGCTTCTCTTCTACTGTTCTTAGAGAAAtcagtgagccacgaaagaaagGCAGTAACAACGAGAgcgaaagaaagaggagaaaaagaagagagttttCTTTCCAAGATTTCGCATCTCTTCGCCCTCCCTCCCTTCGACGAAGAAACCGAGTCGCAGAGATCCACCGTGGCCGGAATCCGATCAATATCCCTCACCCCGTCCCTTGAATTCGAGCTGGAGATAATTCCAAGGACTCGGTTtctttttctccctctctctttcgatcttttttttttttttcccctccctTTTCTTGGCTTGGCTTTTGGTTCCGGAAACCTATGAAACCCTAAGGTGTACGGCAAGCAGCGACTGATACTGTTCCGGGGCGACGACCAGATCGGGGATCGCTGGTGCGAACCGCCAAAGATCGATCTTTTGCTTTTCTCTTTTTCGTTGTTTAATCGCGGATTTCTCTAAGAAAGACTGGATTTTTCGGCGCCGATCAGAGGAAAAGCTGCGGATCTTGGGAGATATCTGACGTGGGGGCTTTAATCGAGCTCCAGTTGCCGAGAAATCGGCTTTACCGGCTTTCTTCTGAGGTTCTTGAAAGGCATCGGAGCGACTCCGAGCCGAATCTGGGACTCGTCCGCGTCTTTAGAAAGAGAACACAGGTGCACATTTGTCTATTTGTTACTAAAGAAAGAGAAAGCCTCAAATCTCGAGAAACCGCTGGCTTGAGAATCCTTCTTCTTTTCAGTGTCTCTCGTTCTCGTATACAGAGCTTTGGAGAACGAGAAATCACAGCTGGGAATGTTTTGAGCTCCacgttaaaatataaaaagaaggaaaaaaaggaaaggagATTCTTgaatagaagaaaagagaaagaacattttttttttttttttaaaaagaaacctTGGAATCTTCAAAGGCATCTGATAAAGCTTTCAATTATTTGAGGCTTCGCGCTCCTACACTGTTGTATACACTACATACTGTAGCTGGATGGTAGTCTCTCTGTGGTCGTTGAGGGTGGTAGTCTTGTAGATATCTCCCATCTCGAAAGGCTGGTCTTTCTTGTGTTTGCTGTTGTCTGGATATTTGAAGAAAGAAGCACCTATATTCCGGAGCTGGAACCGATCGTTGCCCTGTATTTCCTTTCCTTTAAAGATCAAgctaagaagaaaaaggagagaaactGGTGATTTTCTTGAAGACCTAACGAAAGACTACTCCTTTTTGTTGCGAATGGTAAAAAGAAAGGACAAATTATAGTTTTTGGCTCTCTGCAACGTTTGAGTTTGAATTCTTGAAGAATTCTGGAAACGGAGGTTCAGGATACCGCGGTCTTTGGTTGTTACTTGAGGTGATTTGATCTTGAAGGGATGATGGCTGTGTCATCTGGCAAGGAGGGGAAGACGGCGATGGACCCGGGGAAGTATGTCCGGTATACGCCCGAGCAGGTCGAAGCCCTGGAAAGGCTTTATCATGACTGCCCAAAGCCAAGCTCCATGAGGCGGCAGCAGCTGATCAGGGAGTGCCCCATCCTCTCCAACATTGAGCCCAAGCAGATTAAAGTCTGGTTTCAGAACAGGAGGTATTGTTATTATTTAGTTATTCAGATATTGTAACAGAGTAGTTTATCTTATTTGGAAATAATTTGCCGGACCTTTTCTGCAGATGCCGAGAGAAACAGCGGAAGGAAGCGTCACGGCTGCAAGCCGTGAATAGGAAACTGACTGCGATGAATAAGCTTCTGATGGAGGAGAATGATCGATTGCAGAAGCAGGTGTCGCAGTTGGTCTATGAGAATGGTTACTTCCGTCAGCAGACGCGGAATGTAAGAGGCCTTTGTTTTTAGGAAAAAGAtggattcattaaaaaaaaaaaaaatcttcctgGTTTCaagctctgatttttttttttttttaatgaatttgaATGTTTGTTGGATAGGCTGCGTTGACAACTCCAGATACAAGCTGTGAGTCGGTGGTGACGAGTGGTCAGCACCATTTGACTGCTCAGCGTCCACCAAGGGATGCCAGTCCTGCTGGGTATGTGTAGATTCTAGCTGGTTCTTGCTAGTTTATCCTTGTTTCATGTTGTCTTTCTGTTTTTTTTTGTGGTAGTGATAATGAAATTCGATCATTTTGTTCTAGACTGATGTCCATAGCAGAGGAAACGTTAACAGAGTTTCTATCGAAGGCCACTGGGACTGCTGTGGAGTGGGTCCAAATGCCTGGGATGAAGGTTTGGCACACCTCTGTTTTTTTTGCCTTTCGATCATTGGTCAAGAACTTAGCCTATAACTATTCTAACACAGAAAAGAAGTCcttaaaataagaaaagagaaatcaTATTCGTTTCCATGTGTCATCCTGATCTTTCATTCACATTATTGCCATGACATCTACTTATTCGTTCTCTTGCTAACTGCTTCACTTTGAAATTATCTGAACATGTTTGCCTTTACGATTCATTTTTTACATTTATTATTCTGCAGCCTGGTCCGGATTCCATTGGAATCGTTGCTATCTCACATGGCTGCACTGGTGTGGCAGCGCGAGCTTGCGGCCTTGTAGGCATGGAACCTACAAAGGTAAGTGTCTGGACCCTTCTCCCTAACTTCCATCCTATTATATCCTAATCAACTTTGTGGTTGATCATTAAGTGCTGCTTTTTAGGTCTAATCTATTAGTCTGTTTCAGGTCGCAGAAATCCTCAAAGATCGACCATCATGGTTCCGTGATTGTCGGTCTGTGGATGTCATCAATGTACTGCCTGCTGGAAACAGTGGGACCATCGAGTTGCTCTACATGCAGGTCACATTTTTGGCCAAAATGCTTGTGTGCGCTGTTTTTTTGTGCTAAGTCAGTTTGTTGTGGTAAAAACTGAAACTGCAACGTCCATTCTGAATTGCAGCTATATGCTCCAACAACTTTGGCACCTGCTCGTGACTTCTGGTTGCTGCGATATACATCAGCTTTGGAAGATGGAAGTCTTGTGGTAAGTTATAGGTGTTGCCATGCGGCATAAGTAATCAATCTGCATCTTTTTTGTTGCCTGTTCCATGCTAATTCTTTCCTTACTGCAATATCATTCTTTTAGGAACTTTTTATCTTCTTATGTTTATTGAAAATTGTTTAAGGTCTGTGAAAGATCTCTCAATAGCACACAAGGTGGTCCGAGCATGCCTGCCGTGCAGCCTTTTGTTAGGGCAGAAATGCTGCCAAGTGGGTACTTAATAAGACCCTGTGAGGGGGGTGGGTCTATAATACACATTGTTGATCATATGGATCTGGAGGTATGAACAgttttctttactttattttcgTTTGTTGATAAATTATAGCCATAGTCCATGTGTCTTAACCCTAGAGAAATGCAATACATGTTTCGACTGGCAATTACTGAAGCTTAGCTACTTTTGCTATGCACTAGCCTTGGAGCATACCTGAGGTTCTACGGCCGCTATATGAATCATCTACAGTGCTTGCTCAGAAGACAACAATGGCGGTTAGAAACATGTCTTTTACTTAAATCTTCTTCAAGCATGTAACCTATTACACAATTGCTTGTTAATGTTGATGGTTTTTTTCACTTATTTGGGAAGGAGaactataaaaagaaaaattctacCATAAGGTTTCAGTCAATAAGAGCACTTAGTTGTAATATGCACTATGAAACATGCTGATTAATAAACAGAAGGATTGTGAGAAAAACAGGTAAAAGAAATGTTCTAAGTTCTGTTTCTTATCAACTCATATATGATATGCCATTTTTGTTCAGGCTTTGCGCCATCTACGTCAGATTGTACATGAGGTGTCCCAGTCTACTGTAACTGGATGGGGCAGGAGACCTGCAGCTCTAAGAGCACTTAGTCAGAGGTTGAGCAGGTTAGCATCTTCAATATTCTTAAGCTTATTTTTCACATCTTTCTGAATACTTGTCAGTAAAATGATACTTGTGAACTTGCAGGGGTTTCAATGAAGCTCTCAATGGGTTTGCAGATGATGGATGGTCCATGATCAGTGGTGATGGCACAGATGATGTTACTATACTTGTTAACTCGTCTCCTAGCAGGTTGATGGGTTTAAATCTTGGTTTCACAAATGGCTTTCCCTCGTTGAGCAATGCTGTGCTTTGTGCCAAGGCATCCATGCTTTTGCAGGTTTGCATGATGAACTTGAATATTTACATTATTATAGTCAACCAAAATTTCTAGCAGAACAATAGAAGGGAATTGAAGCAAACACTAACTGAGAATTTTCTATTAGTTTTATTGACTTTGAAGATAATCGGATGTCCATTCGGATCAATGAAATCTCCAAGCGGTGATATGATGTTCATGCATCAGAATTTAGAGTATATATAGACAATCAGTTTCATTTCTATCTAACTAAGTTTTAGTGTGGTGATGTGGCTAATTAAGACTTGTGTTTTCTAGAGTGAATACATAGTATGACTTGCACGAGTAGGATAAGTAGAGGAATGCTATTTTTTCGTTTTTCATCGAAGATGTTAAGATCTTTTATGTTAATTCAAAATTGGATGGTGAACCAAATGCTGAGAGttgttgttttcttttctttaaaaaaataaagaaaaggaaaACATGTGAGCTGACTGGTTTAACATTGGATCATAACCTGCTTATCCGAATTAGtttttttgatcataattttcGTTATAAGCCCCTGAACAAAGTGAACCATCTAAATAGTTACTTTTGTACCAGCAATCGACAGCAGTATTAGAATATGCAGAGCAAAACAATTCTTTATTTGGGTACATTTTTCTGGTGGAAAATGCTCCAggggaaaattatttttcacagcTTAATATTCCAGGAGAAAATGACTACTGTACAAGAACTACCTATATATTATTCTATCAAATATTTCTGAATTCTTGTCAGAGCTCTCAAATTTTATTGTTCTTGCTTCTATCACAATGTACCTTTTCATCTTTTGTTTCTAGCCATGTAGACCATATCTCCATTTTATTTTACTCAAGTTTGTTCCTACAGAATGTATCTCCAGCAATGCTTTTAAGGTTTGTGCGAGAGCACCGATCAGAATGGGCAGACAGTAACATAGATGCCTACTCTGCTGCAGCTGTCAGAGCCAGTCCCTGCACTTTACCCATGTCTAGAATTGGATGCTTTGGTGGTCAGGTCATACTTCCTTTGGCTCATACGCTCGAGCACGAAGAAGTAAGTCTTTTTAATTCAGCATAATCAgctgaatgacttctttcttccATTTGTATTTCTTTTTTGCCTCCAGTCTTCCTGTTTCTTCACCCAGTGGCACTGCTtattcttatcttttctttttcccaaCAGTTCCTGGAGGTACTTAAATTAGAAAATACTGGCCGCAGTCAAGATGCCCTTATGGCTCGAGATCTTTTTCTCTTGCAAGTAAGTTTTGGATAATCCTATCAAGTTGTTGTTGCCTTTCAAAGTAGAGATGCTAATTTTCTTAATAGGACAAGGCTTTATTGTTTTAGAAGGATGTTTAGACACTTAAAAGAGACTCGAACATCTACTAGGACCTACAGTTTCTGCTGCTAACTGTTTATACAGGTTCATGAAATTTAAACTAAGGCCCATACTAGGAACGggtccttaattctctgcccatgtTAAGAACCTATGCGAGATTCACAGTACCAGTGTGTTCCACCCAATACCAACACTGAGGTGATACTTGGTAAATCGACCATGTACTGCGCATGCTGCCACTTTACCCACATGGTACCAGTATGGGGTTTATTACTGAGATTAGCAAACTTTGAACATATGATTTCTAATTTTCTAAATCTGCATGATATCATTTCTTTCCTGTTGAGTCAGTTTAGATTATACGCGGTTCCCATAAAAGAACTGCATATTTCTCCAGGTTACTTTTCTTTCTGCAACTTGATTTTGATTTTGCTAAAGACCGATGCACTTCTCTTTGGAAAATCAATTTCCTTGATTATCATGATGCTCATATT contains the following coding sequences:
- the LOC105040544 gene encoding homeobox-leucine zipper protein ATHB-15 isoform X1, whose amino-acid sequence is MMAVSSGKEGKTAMDPGKYVRYTPEQVEALERLYHDCPKPSSMRRQQLIRECPILSNIEPKQIKVWFQNRRCREKQRKEASRLQAVNRKLTAMNKLLMEENDRLQKQVSQLVYENGYFRQQTRNAALTTPDTSCESVVTSGQHHLTAQRPPRDASPAGLMSIAEETLTEFLSKATGTAVEWVQMPGMKPGPDSIGIVAISHGCTGVAARACGLVGMEPTKVAEILKDRPSWFRDCRSVDVINVLPAGNSGTIELLYMQLYAPTTLAPARDFWLLRYTSALEDGSLVVCERSLNSTQGGPSMPAVQPFVRAEMLPSGYLIRPCEGGGSIIHIVDHMDLEPWSIPEVLRPLYESSTVLAQKTTMAALRHLRQIVHEVSQSTVTGWGRRPAALRALSQRLSRGFNEALNGFADDGWSMISGDGTDDVTILVNSSPSRLMGLNLGFTNGFPSLSNAVLCAKASMLLQNVSPAMLLRFVREHRSEWADSNIDAYSAAAVRASPCTLPMSRIGCFGGQVILPLAHTLEHEEFLEVLKLENTGRSQDALMARDLFLLQLCSGVDENAVGTCSELVFAPIDASFADDAPLLPSGFRIIPLDSVMENSSPNRTLDLASALEIGSTGNRVSGDYSGNSTSMRSVMTIAFQFAFESHLQENVACMARQYIRNIISSVQRVALALSPSHLGSHGGLRPPPGTPEAVTLVRWICYSYRGHSGVELLKTTTEGSESLLKILWHHSDAIICCSLKAMPVFTFANQAGLDMLETTLVALQDITLEKIFDDQGRKTLCTEFPHIMQQGFACLQGGLCISSMGRPVSYDSAVAWKVLNDEDEAHCICFMFVNWSFV
- the LOC105040544 gene encoding homeobox-leucine zipper protein ATHB-15 isoform X2; protein product: MMAVSSGKEGKTAMDPGKYVRYTPEQVEALERLYHDCPKPSSMRRQQLIRECPILSNIEPKQIKVWFQNRRCREKQRKEASRLQAVNRKLTAMNKLLMEENDRLQKQVSQLVYENGYFRQQTRNAALTTPDTSCESVVTSGQHHLTAQRPPRDASPAGLMSIAEETLTEFLSKATGTAVEWVQMPGMKPGPDSIGIVAISHGCTGVAARACGLVGMEPTKVAEILKDRPSWFRDCRSVDVINVLPAGNSGTIELLYMQLYAPTTLAPARDFWLLRYTSALEDGSLVVCERSLNSTQGGPSMPAVQPFVRAEMLPSGYLIRPCEGGGSIIHIVDHMDLEPWSIPEVLRPLYESSTVLAQKTTMAALRHLRQIVHEVSQSTVTGWGRRPAALRALSQRLSRGFNEALNGFADDGWSMISGDGTDDVTILVNSSPSRLMGLNLGFTNGFPSLSNAVLCAKASMLLQNVSPAMLLRFVREHRSEWADSNIDAYSAAAVRASPCTLPMSRIGCFGGQVILPLAHTLEHEEFLEVLKLENTGRSQDALMARDLFLLQLCSGVDENAVGTCSELVFAPIDASFADDAPLLPSGFRIIPLDSVMENSSPNRTLDLASALEIGSTGNRVSGDYSGNSTSMRSVMTIAFQFAFESHLQENVACMARQYIRNIISSVQRVALALSPSHLGSHGGLRPPPGTPEAVTLVRWICYSYRILSRSFQLSVVAERHR